A window of the Lactuca sativa cultivar Salinas chromosome 7, Lsat_Salinas_v11, whole genome shotgun sequence genome harbors these coding sequences:
- the LOC111904309 gene encoding peroxidase 43 — protein MIKMRTVMLFMILLFELIFGFSNAQLQVGFYNEVCPEAESIVTGFVKDAANSNPQIPAIMLRLHFHDCFVEGCDGSILIDNGQDSERFAFGHQGVQGYDVVENAKAKLESVCPGVVSCADIVSMAARDGVAFSGGPSYQVETGRKDGLVSNINLADRMPDVKDSIQLLKQKFIEKGLNDKDLVVLSAAHTIGTTACFFMEDRLYNFANTGGPDPRINPSFLPELTHTCPKNGDIMVRLPMDHGSGETFDNQILQNIRSGFAVLESDAKLMDDPTTKGIVDSYFGALNPVTFEEDFVNSIVRMGRIGTKDDSNGNIRRVCKAFN, from the exons ATGATCAAAATGAGAACAGTGATGTTGTTTATGATCTTATTATTCGAACTGATATTTGGTTTTTCAAATGCCCAACTCCAAGTTGGGTTTTACAATGAGGTGTGTCCCGAAGCAGAATCAATCGTTACTGGTTTTGTGAAAGATGCAGCCAATTCTAACCCTCAGATTCCTGCTATCATGCTCAGGCTTCACTTCCATGATTGCTTCGTCGAG GGATGTGATGGGTCGATTCTGATAGATAATGGACAAGATTCAGAGCGATTTGCATTCGGGCATCAAGGGGTACAAGGGTATGATGTAGTAGAGAACGCAAAAGCGAAGTTGGAAAGTGTTTGTCCAGGCGTAGTTTCCTGTGCGGATATTGTTTCCATGGCTGCAAGAGATGGTGTTGCTTTT AGTGGTGGGCCATCTTATCAAGTCGAAACAGGAAGGAAAGATGGTCTGGTATCAAATATAAATCTTGCTGACAGAATGCCAGATGTTAAAGACTCAATTCAGCTTCTCAAGCAAAAATTCATCGAAAAAGGACTTAACGACAAAGACCTTGTGGTTCTTAGTG CTGCTCACACTATTGGTACAACTGCATGCTTCTTCATGGAGGACCGGTTATACAACTTTGCTAATACTGGAGGTCCGGACCCGAGGATAAACCCTAGTTTCCTACCCGAACTGACACATACATGCCCTAAAAACGGGGACATAATGGTCCGGTTGCCCATGGATCATGGGAGTGGAGAGACTTTTGACAATCAAATTTTACAAAATATAAGAAGTGGTTTTGCAGTGCTAGAATCGGATGCAAAGCTAATGGATGATCCGACGACAAAAGGAATAGTGGATTCGTATTTTGGGGCGTTGAATCCAGTAACTTTTGAGGAGGATTTTGTGAATTCCATAGTGAGAATGGGAAGAATCGGAACCAAGGACGATTCTAATGGGAACATTAGACGTGTATGTAAAGCGTTTAATTAG